The following proteins are encoded in a genomic region of Lachnospiraceae bacterium KM106-2:
- a CDS encoding ABC-type nitrate/sulfonate/bicarbonate transport system, ATPase component, with protein sequence MKTQKKMVAAVLCAVLLITGCFTSSKLEASATEENTSHVYGGWNETLYAEWNDTNATKATVSYKRSNDSSYTTVKDLELIRQADSNRARVDIPGLQAGSYDLKITTSTGETLNATEIKVKANDRSGYAHFNYTRGIGAYDDNGTLKDNAIVLYVTNENKNTIQVPGYEKYATGIGYILNGNTELMEKLVADGHSLAIRFIGTVEAPEGLTGYNSTKNGGTVGDNGNMAIIKMSKDVTLEGIGTDAMINGWGFSFYVGENYKNRESYEVRNLTFKNYPEDAVGFQGYMKDSKTLTTPIERVWVHNNSFYPGYCANPAESDKAEGDGSCDFKRGKYYTMSYNYYNGCHKTNLVGASDSNLQFNMTFHHNFYENCGSRSPLARQANIHIYNSYFKGNTAKTVDARANAYILSEGNFYETCKNAMLTQTGAVVKSYNDIVYNCLDANTASVVSTRDEKVANHNTYSDFDTNKSIFYYDSVNKKSNVSNLTNAAQAKADCIAFSGVMKSHDKIVDSVDPSSIIVNQPKAAVSTPYSVNFTDKTASDYLGAKVEKAGLTQLAANTAVTFDNVVFNPASKYSKTATSIKFRAQGITFTVDTESKITMTEPEDAGKFALVLYDQTGQQLATVENETKSVVVAKGTYMIQSANAEKDAYMNRLAIEATGKEETTPEPTVAPTATPTVAPTVAPTAAPTVAPTAAPTATPTVAPTATPTVEPTATPTVAPTATPTVAPTAAPTVKPTTVPSYPAGLENAVEMGTYQLNSKTLASESTKYANMVFNLRDVNSTSVKIRQANTIKFRVDQTCTLTVATTGRGIILTNGSDADERKGSGEFSFTLKAGVYTINGYSSSSNSVITSMTFATK encoded by the coding sequence ATGAAGACACAAAAGAAGATGGTAGCAGCCGTTTTATGTGCGGTCCTTTTAATCACAGGATGCTTTACAAGCTCCAAATTAGAAGCAAGTGCTACAGAAGAAAACACATCCCATGTATATGGAGGTTGGAATGAAACCTTATATGCGGAGTGGAATGATACGAATGCAACGAAGGCAACAGTAAGCTATAAACGTTCTAATGATAGTTCTTATACTACTGTTAAGGATCTTGAGCTAATCCGTCAAGCAGATAGTAATCGTGCAAGAGTAGATATTCCTGGATTACAAGCAGGTTCTTATGACCTAAAGATTACTACATCAACAGGGGAAACACTAAACGCAACAGAAATTAAAGTAAAAGCAAATGACCGCTCTGGTTATGCGCACTTTAATTACACACGTGGTATCGGTGCTTATGATGATAATGGAACATTAAAAGACAATGCGATCGTACTGTATGTTACAAATGAGAATAAAAATACGATCCAAGTTCCTGGATATGAAAAATATGCAACTGGTATCGGATATATCTTAAATGGTAATACAGAGTTAATGGAAAAACTTGTAGCAGATGGTCATTCATTAGCAATTCGTTTTATTGGAACAGTTGAAGCACCGGAAGGACTTACTGGATATAACAGTACGAAAAATGGTGGAACTGTTGGTGATAACGGAAATATGGCAATTATCAAAATGTCAAAAGATGTTACACTTGAAGGAATTGGAACAGATGCCATGATCAACGGATGGGGATTCTCTTTCTATGTTGGGGAAAACTATAAAAACCGTGAGAGCTATGAAGTTCGTAATTTGACTTTTAAAAACTATCCGGAGGATGCTGTAGGTTTCCAAGGATATATGAAAGATTCCAAAACACTTACAACTCCAATTGAACGTGTATGGGTACATAATAACTCTTTTTATCCTGGTTATTGTGCAAATCCGGCAGAAAGCGATAAAGCGGAAGGGGATGGATCTTGCGACTTTAAACGTGGTAAATACTACACAATGAGTTACAACTATTACAATGGCTGTCATAAAACGAATTTAGTTGGTGCCAGCGATAGTAATTTACAATTTAACATGACATTCCATCATAACTTCTATGAGAACTGTGGATCAAGAAGTCCACTTGCTCGTCAGGCCAATATTCATATCTACAACTCTTATTTCAAAGGAAATACAGCAAAGACAGTAGATGCTAGAGCAAATGCCTATATTTTATCAGAAGGTAACTTCTATGAAACATGTAAAAATGCTATGTTAACTCAGACAGGCGCAGTCGTAAAATCTTACAACGATATCGTTTATAACTGCTTAGATGCCAATACTGCTTCTGTAGTATCAACTAGAGATGAAAAAGTAGCTAATCATAATACTTATTCTGATTTTGATACAAACAAATCAATTTTTTACTATGATAGTGTTAACAAGAAATCCAACGTATCTAACTTAACAAATGCAGCACAAGCGAAAGCAGATTGTATTGCATTTAGTGGGGTTATGAAATCACATGATAAAATCGTTGATTCGGTTGATCCATCAAGCATCATTGTAAATCAGCCAAAGGCAGCTGTTTCAACACCATATAGCGTAAACTTTACAGATAAAACAGCTTCAGATTATCTTGGAGCTAAGGTTGAAAAGGCAGGACTAACTCAGTTAGCAGCAAATACTGCAGTAACTTTTGACAATGTAGTATTTAACCCAGCAAGCAAATACTCTAAAACAGCTACAAGTATTAAATTCCGTGCACAAGGTATCACGTTTACCGTAGATACGGAAAGCAAGATTACAATGACAGAACCAGAAGATGCTGGTAAATTTGCTCTTGTTCTATACGATCAGACAGGACAGCAATTAGCAACCGTAGAAAATGAAACTAAATCAGTTGTTGTAGCAAAAGGAACTTATATGATCCAGTCTGCAAATGCTGAAAAAGATGCTTACATGAATCGCCTTGCAATCGAAGCAACTGGTAAGGAAGAAACGACTCCTGAGCCAACCGTAGCTCCTACAGCGACACCAACGGTAGCACCAACCGTAGCACCTACAGCGGCACCAACGGTAGCACCAACAGCAGCACCTACAGCAACGCCAACCGTAGCACCTACAGCAACACCAACCGTAGAACCAACAGCAACACCAACGGTAGCGCCTACTGCAACACCTACGGTAGCACCTACAGCAGCACCTACCGTTAAACCAACAACTGTACCAAGTTACCCTGCTGGATTAGAAAATGCAGTTGAGATGGGAACTTATCAGTTAAATAGTAAAACTCTTGCTTCAGAATCTACAAAGTATGCAAATATGGTATTTAACCTAAGAGATGTGAATTCTACTAGTGTTAAGATCAGACAAGCAAATACGATCAAATTCCGTGTGGATCAAACTTGTACACTTACAGTTGCCACTACTGGAAGGGGAATCATCTTAACAAATGGTTCCGATGCTGATGAACGTAAAGGTTCTGGTGAATTCAGCTTTACATTAAAAGCAGGTGTCTACACGATCAATGGTTATTCTAGTTCAAGTAATTCCGTGATCACTAGCATGACATTTGCAACAAAATAA